Part of the Deltaproteobacteria bacterium genome is shown below.
GCTAATCTCAAAATACCACTGTACATGGTTCAGCATCGTGCCCACGATTATTTCCTATCTTTATCATGGTGCCACTGTAAAGGGGAGAAGCCTGAACCTCGACCAAATCCGCTTTGGCCGCTCGGCTTCCTCTCCGTTGCCTCCCGCGCTCCAAAAGAGCTTTGAGGAAAAATTCAAGATACCCATTATTGAGACCATGGGTTTGACTGAGACGGCTGCCCCGGTTTTTTCCAATCCCATTGATCCTTCCAAGAGGAAATATGGCTCTCCTGGAATCGCTGTCGGAAACGAGGTCAAGATAGTTGATAAGGCCGGTCGTGAGGTGTCGCGAGGCGCCGAGGGTGAGATCATGGTTCGGGGTGATAATGTCATGAAAGGGTACTATAAAGACCCAGGTCCGACCGCAAAAGCTATCGAACCGAATGGATGGCTTCACACAGGCGATTTGGGCCGCATGGATGAGGACGGATTCGTTTTTGTTACCGGTAGGATTAAAGAACTTATAATTAAAGCCGGGGAAAATGTTGCCCCTAAGGAAATAGACACTGTTCTTTATCAACATCCCGCGGTGCTGGACGCTGCGGCGGTTGGCATTCCGGATAAAGATTATGGGGAGGAAATCATGGCCTGCGTGGTTTCAAAGCCAGGAATTAATATAACCGAAGAGGAGCTGCGGAACCATTGTCTCAAGCACCTTGGTGAGTTTAAGACTCCTAAAAAGATTAAATTTTTCGATGAGCTTCCTAAAGGCCCCTCAGGAAAAATTCAGCGGTTAAAGTTGCGTGAAGCTTTTGGATAGTTCCTTAGAGACATGGACCCTTACTGTTTTCAAAAAATCACTTAAGGCTACACTTCCATCATCCGGCTGGATACATCATGTTTAACAGCCATTGAAATATATTGTTGGGCATACAATAAATGAAATAAAAATGCAGGGTAGTTATGGATAAGCCAGGTCAAATGAATGAATTGGGATTGAAAATCAATCAAATAGAAGCTCCGGCCAGTCTCGGGGAAATGGCCTATGAGGCGCTTAAGGAAAGTTTGTTGAATATGGACTTTTCTGAATTACCAAACAATGGGCGTCTTGATGAAAGGGTCCTGGCTACGAGCTTGGGGGTGAGCCGCACCCCGTTGAGAGAAGCCATCCACCGCCTGGTGTCCGAGGGATTCCTTAAGGTCGTGCCTCGGAAAGGGGTTTACATCGTTAAACTATCCAAACAGGAGGTCATCGAGATACTACTGGTCCGCGCGGTCCTGGAGGGGATGGCTGTTCGTTTGGCCACGGAATACGTGACTGAAAAAGATATTGAGAAGATGAAAAAATTATTTTCATCCTTCAAGCCCTCGACCGTGAAAAACCAATCTCTGAAGTATTCCGAGGCCAATATCAAATTTCACGAACTTGTACTCCAGACATGCCAACATGGGAAATTAATAGAGCTGGCGAATAACCTTAACAACCAGATTCGGTGGATTCGTTTCCGCACGGCCGCTTATGACGAACGTCACCGCAACACCCTGAAGGAGCATCTAAATATCATCAAAGCCATTGAGAATAAAAATCCGGATTTAGCGGAGAAGCAAATGAGACAGCACATTGAGGGTCTGGCTAAATATCTGGACGAGAAGGTGGAGTCTTTAGATTGGTAAAAAACAGGTTCATCGCTTCCATGAGCCTTGGCCTGCTCGATCTTAAAATTTTTCCTGTTGTAATTGTTACTCTTTGTGAGAAAGTGTGATGAGGCATATTATCTTCGATCAAGAGAAATGTGTGGGCTGCCAGATTTGTCGACTGGTTTGTTCCGGCGTTTGGAGTAAAGCCTTCAACCCTTTGAACGCGAATATTCAGAAGAAAATAAATGAAAAAACTGTAAGGAGTTAGAAATGATCGATTTAAAAAATATGCCAGCCACAAAAGCAGACCTGGATCAATATGAAGTGGATCACGTTTTTCACTCCTGGTCTTTTCAGCCCGGCGCCGCTCCCAAGAGGGTCGTGTCGGCCAAGGGGTTGCGCTTTACGGACGAGGATGGCCGGGAATTCCTGGATTTCAGCTCCTGCTTTGTAAGCCATAGCATCGGCCATCAGGACCGGCGCGTCGTGGACGCCGTGTGTGAGCAGGCCAAAACCCTCTGCTCCTTCGCCCCTGT
Proteins encoded:
- a CDS encoding AMP-binding protein, giving the protein MRTIRNIIDGKAKLEPNKAFMIAPEPGLTLTYGQLKEACTSFGKQLMNLGLLKGDKVSFMMTNGRQAVKIFLGSMYSGFVIAPINLMAQPSMLRYVLEHSDTKIVFFTRDQKSKLDSAAGKVKREIALIEIDNDAEALFDSPLGLPDFTLPEVTAEDEALLLYTSGTTGLPKGSVLSHKNLVAGGRNTMMAHQLTPEDRALCSLPLYHINGEVVTVIAPLLSGGSVVMPHKFSRSNFWELISKYHCTWFSIVPTIISYLYHGATVKGRSLNLDQIRFGRSASSPLPPALQKSFEEKFKIPIIETMGLTETAAPVFSNPIDPSKRKYGSPGIAVGNEVKIVDKAGREVSRGAEGEIMVRGDNVMKGYYKDPGPTAKAIEPNGWLHTGDLGRMDEDGFVFVTGRIKELIIKAGENVAPKEIDTVLYQHPAVLDAAAVGIPDKDYGEEIMACVVSKPGINITEEELRNHCLKHLGEFKTPKKIKFFDELPKGPSGKIQRLKLREAFG
- a CDS encoding GntR family transcriptional regulator, which gives rise to MDKPGQMNELGLKINQIEAPASLGEMAYEALKESLLNMDFSELPNNGRLDERVLATSLGVSRTPLREAIHRLVSEGFLKVVPRKGVYIVKLSKQEVIEILLVRAVLEGMAVRLATEYVTEKDIEKMKKLFSSFKPSTVKNQSLKYSEANIKFHELVLQTCQHGKLIELANNLNNQIRWIRFRTAAYDERHRNTLKEHLNIIKAIENKNPDLAEKQMRQHIEGLAKYLDEKVESLDW